The sequence ATAAGTGTTGGGTAATCTCAGGATGGAGGTGGGTTGTTTGTAGGATTGGATGGAGAAGTCAAAGCCGATGTAGCAACCATATGCCAGAAAGATCAACAAAATAAGATTCATCAATAGGCTGATCCACCGGGCAAGAGTAGTTGGCAAGAGTGAGACGAAGGAATCCACTCCAATGTGCAATTTGCGTTTGAAGGCCGCAGCTGTCCCTAAGAAAACCGCCCAGGTGAAGGCAATCGCTGCCAATTCATTGGTCCAGGCAGCGGCATTGCCAAGAAAATACCGGGTAAAAACTCCGTAGACAACACTGACAATGACGAGTGCAAGGGCTGCAGAGCTAAGGATTTCTTCAAGATTCGACAGAGTCTTGCGCAAGATCAGCATTTTCTGTTGACTTAGAATGAATGACTGAGAGGTAGATTACTCCACCTCTCTGGATGAATCACTTGGCTAGAATCTGCTTGATCTGTTTGTGCAATCCAGGAGTCCAATTGGGAAAAGCCGAATAGACTGATTCGGTTGCCTGCTGGAAACTAGTGTAATCAATATCCTCGACAAAGGTCACACCCTCTGCCTCGAATCTCTCTCTAAAGGAAGCCTGGGATTGCAAGGTCAACTCGGTCAGTTTGTTCCCCCAATTTTTCCCTTCAGCCAGCAACACATCCTGAACATCCCCTGGCAGAGTATCCCAGTAGGCGCGGCCTATGGCTATGCCCACGAAAGCCTTAAAGTGCCCAGTTGTGGAGATCACCTTCTTGTGCTCATAGAGCTTCGCACCCCAGAGAGATCCGAGAGGGGCCTCTGCTGCGTCGACAACACCCTGTGCTAGACCGCTGTAAACCTCGGCCCAGGCGAGTGTGATCGGGCTGGCCCCAAGAGACTTGAAGGTCTCCACCCACATTACATTCGGAGGGTTTCTGATCTGTAAACCTTTGATGTCACTCAAAGTTCGAATGGGCTTGTCAGAGATAATGTGTCGAGGCCCAAAATACCCGTTGAGAGCCAGGACCTTGAAACCTTGCTCATAGACCTTCTCCACTACCTGTTGATACCAATCAGAGTCCACAATACTGTTAAACTCCTGAGGTTCTACAACGAGATAGGGTCCGTTCATCACCCCAATGTCAGGTACATAGTCTGATAGATAACCAGGATCTACATTGGCGATCACGTTTGCTCCCAGCCTGGCCTGCTCATAGACTTCCTTGTTGGAGCCCAGCGCCGCGTTGGGATAGACTTCAATTTTCACCTTTCCATTGGTCTTTTGACTGACCTGCTCCGCATAGTATTCAAAGGACTGATGGATAGGCTCCACAGTGGAGGTCACATGTCCAAGCTTGATCGTGAATTCCTGCGCCCAGGCCGAATGGAAGCTCAAAGAAAGAGCCAAGCTCATCAACAGTGTAAAACATACTCGAATAGTTGTCCTCATTGGGTACTCCCTTCAGAAATTACAGGAACACTGGCACCAGGCAAAACATCACAGTGAGGATGCACGAGTCGCCTGGAAATAAGAAACAAAACTTTACACGCTTGGGCCTGACTAGCTAACTTCCTCCTTGTTTTCTGTGTTGATCATTTGGTGCCCCTTTACCTTGCTGGCCCGAGCTGCGTCCTTGAGCACCACCTCGTTGATCCGTTCCAGGGAATGCTGATGCATTTCCCACTCTGCGGCCCCAAGTTCATGCTTGGGCATTCGAGGAATGTCAAA comes from SAR324 cluster bacterium and encodes:
- a CDS encoding C4-dicarboxylate TRAP transporter substrate-binding protein, which encodes MRTTIRVCFTLLMSLALSLSFHSAWAQEFTIKLGHVTSTVEPIHQSFEYYAEQVSQKTNGKVKIEVYPNAALGSNKEVYEQARLGANVIANVDPGYLSDYVPDIGVMNGPYLVVEPQEFNSIVDSDWYQQVVEKVYEQGFKVLALNGYFGPRHIISDKPIRTLSDIKGLQIRNPPNVMWVETFKSLGASPITLAWAEVYSGLAQGVVDAAEAPLGSLWGAKLYEHKKVISTTGHFKAFVGIAIGRAYWDTLPGDVQDVLLAEGKNWGNKLTELTLQSQASFRERFEAEGVTFVEDIDYTSFQQATESVYSAFPNWTPGLHKQIKQILAK
- a CDS encoding TRAP transporter small permease, translated to MLILRKTLSNLEEILSSAALALVIVSVVYGVFTRYFLGNAAAWTNELAAIAFTWAVFLGTAAAFKRKLHIGVDSFVSLLPTTLARWISLLMNLILLIFLAYGCYIGFDFSIQSYKQPTSILRLPNTYFYISVPISFGLMFIHQSRILMQMIRTA